A genome region from Panicum virgatum strain AP13 chromosome 4K, P.virgatum_v5, whole genome shotgun sequence includes the following:
- the LOC120704250 gene encoding uncharacterized protein LOC120704250 translates to MLGSEENLWRPRRRPLLTPLLQSVTIAPGCICMCRCEDLLLSLDPWLASSAAPLGSNPANIQRGAPESGRPPRRRGWKRRRRPERKTMAMLWWKSLKKTLSCKSRESCDVMKREDSRGGSARGIKRSFLPPSLPKSGCSRSISNLRDVIHSQYGGSRRRAPAAVPSRCDSPRSIESSDVLSAVTHDVLLAAGAPAGSGRDLRAGAGEAPGLAAWAIGGAAPLSPLLMRCRTSRLSQRSSPREVSPIRLRSQAGASNGGVGSPAPAWASYGVGVRCDRCGGLFSSDDALESHHLVYHAVTELVDGDTASKVVELIYKVGWPNPQVAMDRVERVVKVHNMDRSVGRFKEYMEEVKARAATLPNKHPRCIADGNELLQFHGTTVSCSLGAGGSHSVCASGACNVCRIIRHGFSATRESRADGGGVFTTSTSKRALECLQETNAAGGGGEAGAGGVKHALIVCRAVAGRIRRPLENPQDAAGQPGFDSVAGQVGADSSIEGLYLLNPSALLPCFVVICKA, encoded by the exons TACCATTGCCCCTGGCTGCATCTGCATGTGCCGGTGCGAGGACCTCCTCCTCAGCTTGGACCCATGGCTTGCTTCTTCAG CGGCGCCTCTCGGCAGCAATCCGGCCAACATCCAGCGAGGAGCTCCCGAATCTGGGCGTCCGCCGAGAAGAAGAGGGTggaagcggaggaggaggccggagaGGAAGACGATGGCCATGCTGTGGTGGAAGTCGCTCAAGAAGACCCTGAGCTGCAAGTCGCGGGAGTCCTGCGACGTGATGAAGCGGGAGGACtcgcgcggcggcagcgccagGGGGATCAAGAGGTCGTTCCTGCCGCCGTCTCTGCCGAAGTCGGGGTGCTCGCGCTCCATCTCCAACCTGCGGGACGTGATCCACAGCCAGTACGGCGGCAGCcggcgccgggcgccggcggccgtgccCAGCCGCTGCGACAGCCCGAGGTCGATCGAGAGTAGCGACGTCCTCAGCGCGGTGACGCACGACGTGCTGCTCGCGGCCGGGGCCCCTGCCGGCTCCGGCCGCGACCTCCGGGCCGGCGCCGGGGAAGCCCCGGGGCTCGCCGCCTGGGccatcggcggcgcggcaccgcTCAGCCCGCTCCTGATGCGGTGCCGCACCAGCCGCCTCTCCCAGAGGAGTTCCCCGCGCGAGGTGTCGCCGATCCGGCTCCGCAGCCAGGCAGGCGCCAGCAACGGCGGGGTGGGCTCGCCCGCTCCCGCCTGGGCCTCCTACGGGGTCGGCGTCCGGTGCGATCGCTGCGGCGGCCTCTTCTCCAGCGACGACGCCCTGGAATCGCATCACCTCGTCTACCACGCCG TCACCGAGCTGGTGGACGGCGACACGGCGAGCAAGGTGGTGGAGCTCATATACAAGGTCGGGTGGCCGAATCCCCAGGTCGCCATGGATCGTGTCGAGAGGGTCGTCAAGGTCCACAACATGGACAGGTCGGTGGGCCGGTTCAAGGAGTACATGGAGGAGGTGAAGGCCAGGGCGGCGACGCTGCCCAACAAGCACCCCCGCTGCATCGCCGACGGCAACGAGCTGCTCCAGTTCCACGGCACCACCGTCTCCTGCtccctcggcgccggcggctcgcACAGCGTCTGCGCGTCGGGCGCCTGCAACGTCTGCCGCATCATCCGGCACGGCTTCTCGGCGACGAGGGAGAGCagagcggacggcggcggcgtgttcaCCACGTCGACGAGCAAGCGCGCCCTGGAGTGCCTACAAGAAACcaacgccgccggcggcggcggggaggccggAGCCGGCGGCGTGAAGCACGCGCTGATCGTGTGCCGGGCGGTCGCGGGGAGGatccgccgcccgctggagaACCCGCAGGACGCCGCCGGGCAGCCGGGGTTCGACTCGGTTGCCGGCCAGGTCGGCGCCGACTCGAGCATCGAGGGGCTCTACCTGCTCAACCCGAGCGCTCTCCTCCCGTGCTTCGTGGTCATATGTAAAGCTTAG
- the LOC120704251 gene encoding putative anthocyanidin reductase isoform X1, protein MGSVGGWPEEEDEQAAAAAGGDPPPAVCVTGSTGYVGSWLVRTLLRLGYRVHAAARDTGKAWRVFAAVEGGDRLRVFRADMGEDGSFDDAAAGCVALFHVAAFMELHVSPGQDNLEESVRSSVLEPATRGTINVLRSCVRAGTVRRVVFTSSVSTLTAAGAAGRREAVVDESCLRDLADVWRTKPVGWQIYILSKRLTEEAAFRFARENGLHLVSVILPTVAGPFLTPTVPTSIQLLLSPITGDRKLYSVLASVHARFGCVPLAHVQDACDAHVFLMESPRAEGRYLCAAGGHPMAEVARLLAARYPPFKPPERLSRDFDASSPAAAVSSKRLLDLGFRFERGVADIVADSVAQCLEHGFLEHPET, encoded by the exons ATGGGCAGCGTCGGCGgctggccggaggaggaggacgagcaggccgccgccgccgccgggggcgatCCTCCTCCGGCGGTGTGCGTGACGGGGTCCACCGGCTACGTCGGCTCCTGGCTCGTCCGCACGCTGCTGCGCCTAGGCTACcgcgtccacgccgccgccagggaCACAGGCAAGGCGTGGCGGGTGTTCGCCGCCGTGGAAGGGGGCGACCGGCTCCGGGTGTTCCGGGCGGACATGGGCGAGGACGGGAGCTtcgacgacgccgccgcgggatgCGTGGCGCTCTTCCATGTCGCGGCCTTCATGGAGCTCCACGTATCACCGGGCCAGGACAACCTTG AGGAGAGCGTAAGGTCAAGTGTGCTGGAGCCGGCGACGAGGGGCACCATCAACGTGCTGCGGTCCTGCGTCCGCGCGGGCACCGTGCGCCGGGTCGTCTTCACGTCCTCCGTCAGCACGctgacggcggcgggcgcggcgggccggcgggaggcggTCGTCGACGAGTCCTGCCTCAGGGACCTCGCCGACGTCTGGCGCACCAAGCCCGTCGGCTGG CAGATCTACATCCTGTCCAAGCGACTGACAGAGGAGGCCGCGTTCAGGTTTGCACGGGAGAACGGCCTCCATCTCGTGTCAGTCATCCTACCCACGGTTGCAGGCCCGTTCCTGACGCCAACGGTTCCAACGAGCATCCAGCTTCTGCTGTCGCCCATTACAG gTGATCGCAAGCTCTACTCGGTGCTGGCCTCCGTGCACGCGCGGTTCGGGTGCGTCCCGCTGGCGCACGTCCAGGACGCCTGCGACGCGCACGTCTTCCTCATGGAGTCGCCGCGCGCCGAGGGGCGGTacctctgcgccgccggcggccacccGATGGCCGAGGTCGCGCGGCTCCTGGCGGCGCGCTACCCTCCCTTCAAACCACCGGAGAGGTTGAGCAGAGACTTCGacgcctcgtcgccggcggcggcggtgtcgtcCAAGAGGCTGCTGGACCTGGGTTTCAGGTTCGAGCGTGGTGTGGCGGACATCGTGGCGGACAGCGTCGCGCAGTGCCTCGAACATGGATTCCTGGAGCACCCTGAGACCTGA
- the LOC120704251 gene encoding putative anthocyanidin reductase isoform X2, translating to MGSVGGWPEEEDEQAAAAAGGDPPPAVCVTGSTGYVGSWLVRTLLRLGYRVHAAARDTGKAWRVFAAVEGGDRLRVFRADMGEDGSFDDAAAGCVALFHVAAFMELHVSPGQDNLEESVRSSVLEPATRGTINVLRSCVRAGTVRRVVFTSSVSTLTAAGAAGRREAVVDESCLRDLADVWRTKPVGWIYILSKRLTEEAAFRFARENGLHLVSVILPTVAGPFLTPTVPTSIQLLLSPITGDRKLYSVLASVHARFGCVPLAHVQDACDAHVFLMESPRAEGRYLCAAGGHPMAEVARLLAARYPPFKPPERLSRDFDASSPAAAVSSKRLLDLGFRFERGVADIVADSVAQCLEHGFLEHPET from the exons ATGGGCAGCGTCGGCGgctggccggaggaggaggacgagcaggccgccgccgccgccgggggcgatCCTCCTCCGGCGGTGTGCGTGACGGGGTCCACCGGCTACGTCGGCTCCTGGCTCGTCCGCACGCTGCTGCGCCTAGGCTACcgcgtccacgccgccgccagggaCACAGGCAAGGCGTGGCGGGTGTTCGCCGCCGTGGAAGGGGGCGACCGGCTCCGGGTGTTCCGGGCGGACATGGGCGAGGACGGGAGCTtcgacgacgccgccgcgggatgCGTGGCGCTCTTCCATGTCGCGGCCTTCATGGAGCTCCACGTATCACCGGGCCAGGACAACCTTG AGGAGAGCGTAAGGTCAAGTGTGCTGGAGCCGGCGACGAGGGGCACCATCAACGTGCTGCGGTCCTGCGTCCGCGCGGGCACCGTGCGCCGGGTCGTCTTCACGTCCTCCGTCAGCACGctgacggcggcgggcgcggcgggccggcgggaggcggTCGTCGACGAGTCCTGCCTCAGGGACCTCGCCGACGTCTGGCGCACCAAGCCCGTCGGCTGG ATCTACATCCTGTCCAAGCGACTGACAGAGGAGGCCGCGTTCAGGTTTGCACGGGAGAACGGCCTCCATCTCGTGTCAGTCATCCTACCCACGGTTGCAGGCCCGTTCCTGACGCCAACGGTTCCAACGAGCATCCAGCTTCTGCTGTCGCCCATTACAG gTGATCGCAAGCTCTACTCGGTGCTGGCCTCCGTGCACGCGCGGTTCGGGTGCGTCCCGCTGGCGCACGTCCAGGACGCCTGCGACGCGCACGTCTTCCTCATGGAGTCGCCGCGCGCCGAGGGGCGGTacctctgcgccgccggcggccacccGATGGCCGAGGTCGCGCGGCTCCTGGCGGCGCGCTACCCTCCCTTCAAACCACCGGAGAGGTTGAGCAGAGACTTCGacgcctcgtcgccggcggcggcggtgtcgtcCAAGAGGCTGCTGGACCTGGGTTTCAGGTTCGAGCGTGGTGTGGCGGACATCGTGGCGGACAGCGTCGCGCAGTGCCTCGAACATGGATTCCTGGAGCACCCTGAGACCTGA
- the LOC120704252 gene encoding 50S ribosomal protein L24, chloroplastic-like: MYKGTHQRQAIEEEGGVLSSCSGTRRRRVRYPLRFGVGEPSERGRRTARMAGMAALQGAMAGLSVSAPGAASTSSFWGNRLATYSAPQSGIRFMVKICPIEMRLKRWERKKCKPNSLPMLHKMHVRIGDTVQVIAGREKGKVGEVTRLFKHNSTVIVKDLNLKSKHKKGTEDEPGEIVMIEGPIHSSNVMLYSKEKSVASRVGHKFLEDGTKVRYLIKTGEVIDSVEKWVKVFKEGDSE; the protein is encoded by the exons ATGTATAAAGGAACCCACCAGCGTCAGGCGATAGAAGAAGAGGGCGGCGTGTTATCCTCCTGTTCGGGAACTCGAAGAAGGCGTGTTCGTTATCCTCTGCGGTTTGGGGTGGGCGAGCCGAgtgagagggggaggaggacggcgaggaTGGCTGGGatggcggcgctgcagggcgCCATGGCGGGGCTCTCCGTCTCCGcgcccggcgcggcgagcaccAGCAGCTTCTGGGGCAACCGGCTCGCCACCTACTCCGCGCCGCAGTCTGGG ATAAGATTTATGGTCAAGATATGCCCAATTGAGATGAGa CTTAAGAGATGGGAGCGAAAGAAATGCAAACCGAACAGCCTCCCCATGCTGCACAAGATGCATGTTAGGATTGGGGACACCGTACAAGTCATCGCAGGACGTGAGAAAGGTAAGGTTGGAGAAGTTACACGCCTCTTCAAGCACAACAGCACTGTGATCGTGAAGGACCTGAACTTGAAGTCGAAGCACAAGAAAGGCACGGAAGATGAGCCGGGTGAAATCGTCATG ATTGAGGGGCCCATCCATAGCTCGAATGTGATGCTCTACTCGAAGGAGAAGAGCGTGGCAAGCAGGGTCGGCCACAAGTTCCTCGAGGACGGGACCAAGGTCCGGTACCTGATCAAGACCGGGGAAGTCATCGACAGCGTCGAGAAGTGGGTGAAGGTGTTCAAGGAAGGAGATTCCGAGTAA